Genomic segment of Streptomyces longhuiensis:
CCGGGCCTCACTGATGACCGGCCGCAACCACCACTCCGTCGGCATCGGCATGATCATGGAGCGCGCGACGGGCTACCCGGGCTACAACGCCCGAATCCCCAAGAACGCCGCGATGATTCCCCGCGTTCTGCAACTGCAGGGCTACAGCACACTCTCCGCAGGCAAGTGGCACCTCACGCCGCCGACCGAGACGACCCCCGCTGGTCCGTTCCTGCGGTGGCCGCTCGGCCAGGGCTTCGACCGGTTCTACGGGTTCCTCGGCGCCGACGACGACCACTTCAACCCGAACCTGTACGAGGACAACCACCGGGTGCCGCGCCGCACCGGCAAGGAAGACGACGACTATCACCTCAGCTCGGACCTCGTGGACAAGTCCGTCTCCTGGATCCGCGAGCGCAAAATGGTCACGCCGAGCAAACCGTTCTTCCTGCATCTGGCCTTCGGCGCCGCGCACTCGCCGCACCACGCGCCGGCCGACTGGATCCGGCGCTACGAGGGACGCTTCGACGCCGGATGGGACGTGATCCGCGAGGAGACGCTGGCCCGCCAGATCGAGATGGGGCTCGTGCCGCCCGGCACCTCCCTGCCCGACCGCAACCCAGGCGTCCGTTCCTGGGCGGAGCTGACCGACGACGAACGCCGCCTCTACGCCCGCCAGATGGAGGTCTTCGCCGCCTTCGTCGCCCACACCGACCACCAGATCGGCCGCCTCGTCGACAGCCTGCAAGCCCTCGGCCAGCTGGACAACACCCTGTTCATGGTCGTCTCCGACAACGGTGCCAGCGCGGAGGGCGGACCCGACGGCATCTCCTCCGAGAACCGTTACTACAACGGCGTACGCGACAAGGTCGAGGAGATGCTGCCGCTCCTCGACGCCTGGGGCGGCCCCACGACCAGCCCGCACTACGCGACCGGCTGGGCGATGGCGGGCAACACCCCCAACCGCCTCTACAAGTCCTTCTGCCACGAGGGCGGCACCCGGGTGCCGCTGATCGTGCACTGGCCGCGGGCGATCACCGACCGGGGCGGGATCCGGACCCAGTTCCACAGCCCCACCGACCTCGCGGCGACCGTCCTCGACGTGGCGGGCACGGCCATGCCCGACGTCGTCGACGGACATCCTCAGCTGCCCTTCGACGGCACAACGATGCGGTACTCGTTCGACGACGCCGACGCCCCGACGACCAGGTCCACCCAGTACTTCGAGATGTTCGGGCACCGGGCCATGTGGAAGGACGGCTGGAAGGCGGTGACCCTGCACTGGTCCAAGGCCATCCACACCCGCCTCGGTCAGATCGACCACCCGCTGAACGACGGCGACTTCGACGCCGACGTCTGGGAGCTGTACCACACGGACACCGACGTAGCCGAGGTCCACGACCGCGCCCAGGACATGCCCGAGAGACTGAAGGAACTGGTCGACCTGTGGTGGGAGGAGGCCGGCCGCCACCAGGTACTGCCCCTGGACGACCGGCTCGCCGAGCGCTCGATGGACGAGCCCGACATCCTCGAACCCCGCGACTGCTATCGCTACGACGGCCCCGTCCACCTCGACATGCGCTCCACTCCCGTCGTCCGCAACACCTCCCACTCCATCCTGGTCCGCGCGGACGTTGCCGACCCCACGACGGGCGGCGTGCTCGTCGCCGACGGCGGCCCGGACGGCGGCTATCTGCTGTGCGTCCAGGACAGCCGGGTCGTCTATGTCTCGAACGCCCTCGGCAAGGAGTTCACCGTGCTGCGATCCGCCACGCCTCTGGCGGCGGGCGCACACGAGATCCTGCTGGAGTTCGACCAGACGGCCCCGCACGCCGGCAGCGCCCACCTCTCGGTGGACGGCAGGCCGGTCGCGGAGGCGGACGTGCCGCGCACCAACGCGGTGACGTACGGATTGCAGGCCGACGGCCTGCGCATCGGGCGGGACGTCCTCATGGTGTGGCCGGAGTACGACGGCCCGGCCGAATTCGCGGGCCGGGTCGAGACAGTCGAGATCCGGCGCGGCGACGGCCCGTCCACCGACCCGGACGCCGAGCTGCGCATGGCTCTGCACCGTCAGTGACCCACGACGTGCAGGTGCCCCGGCAGGGGCACCTGCACGCGCTGCACTGGACGACCTTCAGGCGCGAGCCATCCGCACGCCTACTCCCCCAGCGCCCGGAGATGCTCCGAGAAGTCGCCGACAAGGCTCGCAAGCACGGCCTTCCCCTTGTCGGCCGTCGCATACGACGGGAAGCCAATGACACCGGTCTCCGTGTACGCCTTCATGCCGTGCGTCAGGAGGAACGGGCGCTCTCCACCATCGTGGTCCGCGGTCTCGTAGCCTTCGCGCACGAGGCTCGGTTCCGCGTGGAGCAGGATGGAGGTCTCGATCTCCCCTGCGTGCATGTCGCCGTGGGCGTCAGACACGAGGCCCGCGCGCTCGCGAGACCGGTTCCACTCGCGCCCCTGCGGAAAAAGCGTCATCCGCGGCTCGGTGAGGTTCGCCTCTTGGACGATGTTCGCCTGCGTTCACGCAGGCAAGGGCGTCAAGAGGAGACCGCAAGCATCTACCTCGCCGGACTCCGCATCGCAGGCTCTTCATGTAGTCCGCCCGATGATCCGAAACGGAACGGCTCAGACGGCTCAGGGCGGGCTGCCCGCTCGTGAAGCAGGCAGCCCGCACCGCGCATCAGCCTCCCAGACCGGTGAACAACACGCGCATCCTGCGTGTCAACGTCGGTTCCACGGCTGCCCGCACCTCGAATGCCTCTTGCAAAGCACGGCGGGTAGCGCTGCTCACCGAGCGGCCAGGGCTCTGCATGGCCACGTCGCGCGCCACCCGCCTGTCGGCAAGCCTGAGACTCTCCAGCAGGCCTGTCCCATCGAGTAGGACATTGGAGAACTTGGCCCTCATGAGCTCCTTGAAGTGCTCGTTGGACTCTTCCCCGAACCGGTCCGCGTCGACAGGCCGGCCTTGCTCCAGCGACGCGAC
This window contains:
- a CDS encoding creatininase family protein, with product MTLFPQGREWNRSRERAGLVSDAHGDMHAGEIETSILLHAEPSLVREGYETADHDGGERPFLLTHGMKAYTETGVIGFPSYATADKGKAVLASLVGDFSEHLRALGE
- a CDS encoding arylsulfatase, with amino-acid sequence MRSTPAAKRTYPEGSPFIGTIGANIAASQEAWPVLPTPGPDAPNVVMVILDDVGFAQLGSFGGLGGRIETPAIDVLAADGLRYSNFHAAAMCSPTRASLMTGRNHHSVGIGMIMERATGYPGYNARIPKNAAMIPRVLQLQGYSTLSAGKWHLTPPTETTPAGPFLRWPLGQGFDRFYGFLGADDDHFNPNLYEDNHRVPRRTGKEDDDYHLSSDLVDKSVSWIRERKMVTPSKPFFLHLAFGAAHSPHHAPADWIRRYEGRFDAGWDVIREETLARQIEMGLVPPGTSLPDRNPGVRSWAELTDDERRLYARQMEVFAAFVAHTDHQIGRLVDSLQALGQLDNTLFMVVSDNGASAEGGPDGISSENRYYNGVRDKVEEMLPLLDAWGGPTTSPHYATGWAMAGNTPNRLYKSFCHEGGTRVPLIVHWPRAITDRGGIRTQFHSPTDLAATVLDVAGTAMPDVVDGHPQLPFDGTTMRYSFDDADAPTTRSTQYFEMFGHRAMWKDGWKAVTLHWSKAIHTRLGQIDHPLNDGDFDADVWELYHTDTDVAEVHDRAQDMPERLKELVDLWWEEAGRHQVLPLDDRLAERSMDEPDILEPRDCYRYDGPVHLDMRSTPVVRNTSHSILVRADVADPTTGGVLVADGGPDGGYLLCVQDSRVVYVSNALGKEFTVLRSATPLAAGAHEILLEFDQTAPHAGSAHLSVDGRPVAEADVPRTNAVTYGLQADGLRIGRDVLMVWPEYDGPAEFAGRVETVEIRRGDGPSTDPDAELRMALHRQ